The Polyangium spumosum genome includes a window with the following:
- a CDS encoding WGR and DUF4132 domain-containing protein, giving the protein MRRFEFVDGSSKKFWQIEREGAKLTIQWGKIGTAGQSQEKDLPSEQKAQAEHDKLVTEKTKKGYVEVAAAMAGASSPSPAPRAAKKAEPPPAEPAPAPAPAPASASADEKPVIELDAARFVYPSTSVPHRKGLLRPSAADLAADPWQAVRTAWIPWAPHCPWDEMEIPVEIAPAIREARAFLEGTGPTALSPLAAAAVFSLLEVPFGGGAYPILRALAAASVAKDGPAWLIDMVLAAIRVRLEPSPYYIRNKEAPAFRGFVHLPETVGVSEIAGGPTSFFAFYTQNLPEDTYAALVEAVSARWPTLSYWQKRTVLALIPDHTPLADALGEEWLACDGHVEGYVKPSYDKDGIKPDFYFAYSRPILVKLAKKSVAMSFSGSYLGNHLWTLLGLCGADVVPVCRIHCDNADYAASIRDALEVAGCVRGAETASLMASQLAQKREIAEVAEKWLLKNPALAVPPLADAIAAASALGDRAAPVFLQIDRTTPGLADKLDLRPAARSALQKLREKMAPRPEASPDELPRILANPPWLSGKRAAALPVVANVAMKAYPEVLHDEDGSLALVKAEREAAWKGYKMSFATASENVGKRWYGKYVSQNSMQLSEADLRRAFAEWPADAWGAGYHPLVPLAVLGPDAIGGYPRIAQSNTALFSAALADIMESPRLAAFFAHARSVKSARKSAERWFSKFPKAAAVGLVPVAVGAHTQARERAEEALRFLVAKGHGEIVREVAESYGPEVEAAVKAVLSADPRDRIPAKLPKIGDWARSEALPTLLLAGREKALPKSAVEALFVMLAICTPENVYAGVEDVIAACDRASLEDFSWAIFNEWQRAGGPSKEAWGMQQLGLLGGDDVARKLTPLIRAWPGENLQARAVSGLDILARIGSDLALMHIHGIAQKVKFKGLQEKAREKMDEIAQNRGLSADELADRLVPDLDLDADGSRTLDFGPRQFRVGFDEALKPFVVDSSGKTLTDLPKPNKSDDAAKAKEADATWKALKKDVKAIAQNQITRLELAMCAERRWEVGSFRALFLEHPLLVHLVRRLVWGVYTEEGKYLAAFRVAEDSSLADADDAAFNLPDGAYVGIVHPLALPEATRAAFGQILGDYSIVQPFPQIGRDTYAPTDAEVNDSNIKRRAGQFVPVGKILGLVERGWRKGQPQDAGWIWDMYKPLSGGWTATLHLRTGISADMQMTEPKQEIGEVHVSKGRNHDSVKLGTLGPVVFSELVRDLVQLGSAS; this is encoded by the coding sequence ATGCGTCGGTTCGAGTTCGTCGATGGGTCGTCGAAGAAGTTCTGGCAGATCGAGCGCGAGGGCGCGAAGCTCACGATCCAATGGGGCAAGATCGGCACGGCCGGTCAAAGCCAGGAGAAGGATCTTCCGAGCGAGCAGAAGGCGCAGGCCGAGCACGACAAGCTCGTCACGGAGAAGACCAAAAAGGGATATGTCGAGGTCGCGGCGGCTATGGCCGGCGCATCGAGCCCGAGCCCCGCGCCGAGGGCCGCGAAAAAGGCCGAGCCGCCTCCGGCCGAGCCGGCCCCGGCGCCCGCGCCTGCGCCCGCGTCCGCGTCCGCGGACGAGAAACCCGTCATTGAGCTCGACGCGGCTCGTTTCGTCTACCCCAGCACGTCCGTGCCCCATCGCAAGGGGCTCTTGCGCCCCTCCGCCGCCGATCTCGCGGCCGATCCCTGGCAGGCCGTCCGGACGGCGTGGATCCCGTGGGCGCCGCATTGTCCCTGGGACGAAATGGAGATCCCCGTCGAGATCGCGCCGGCCATTCGCGAGGCGCGCGCCTTCCTCGAAGGCACGGGCCCGACCGCGCTCTCTCCGCTCGCCGCGGCCGCGGTCTTCTCGCTGCTCGAAGTGCCTTTCGGAGGGGGCGCGTATCCCATTCTGCGTGCGCTCGCCGCGGCATCCGTCGCGAAGGACGGCCCGGCGTGGCTCATCGACATGGTCCTCGCCGCGATACGCGTCCGCCTCGAGCCGTCGCCCTACTACATCCGCAACAAGGAGGCCCCCGCGTTCCGCGGGTTCGTCCATCTCCCGGAGACCGTGGGCGTCTCCGAGATCGCGGGGGGCCCGACGAGCTTCTTCGCGTTTTACACGCAAAACCTCCCCGAGGACACCTACGCCGCCCTCGTCGAGGCCGTCTCGGCCCGCTGGCCCACGCTCTCCTACTGGCAGAAGCGCACCGTCCTCGCCTTGATCCCCGATCACACGCCCCTCGCCGACGCGCTCGGCGAGGAGTGGCTCGCGTGTGATGGTCACGTCGAAGGCTACGTCAAGCCCTCGTACGACAAGGACGGCATCAAGCCGGACTTCTATTTCGCCTATTCGCGCCCCATCCTCGTCAAGCTCGCGAAGAAGAGCGTGGCGATGTCGTTCTCGGGCAGCTACCTCGGCAACCATCTCTGGACCCTGCTCGGCCTCTGCGGCGCGGACGTCGTCCCCGTGTGCCGGATTCATTGCGACAACGCCGATTACGCGGCGTCCATCCGCGACGCGCTCGAGGTCGCGGGGTGCGTGCGCGGGGCCGAGACCGCCTCGCTCATGGCCTCGCAGCTCGCGCAGAAACGCGAGATCGCCGAGGTCGCCGAGAAATGGCTCCTGAAGAACCCCGCGCTCGCCGTCCCCCCGCTCGCGGACGCGATCGCCGCGGCCTCGGCGCTCGGCGATCGCGCCGCGCCGGTTTTTTTGCAGATCGACCGGACAACCCCTGGCCTCGCCGACAAACTCGACCTCCGCCCCGCCGCGCGCTCGGCGCTCCAGAAGCTCCGCGAGAAGATGGCCCCGCGGCCCGAGGCGTCGCCGGACGAGTTGCCCCGCATCCTCGCGAATCCGCCCTGGCTCTCGGGCAAACGCGCCGCCGCGCTCCCCGTCGTCGCGAACGTCGCGATGAAGGCGTACCCCGAGGTGCTGCACGACGAGGACGGGAGCCTCGCGCTGGTGAAAGCGGAGCGCGAGGCCGCGTGGAAAGGCTACAAGATGTCGTTCGCCACGGCCTCCGAGAACGTGGGCAAACGCTGGTACGGGAAGTACGTCTCGCAAAACTCGATGCAGCTCTCGGAGGCGGACCTGAGACGAGCCTTCGCCGAGTGGCCCGCCGACGCATGGGGCGCCGGGTATCACCCGCTCGTCCCGCTCGCCGTCCTCGGCCCCGACGCGATCGGCGGGTATCCGCGCATCGCCCAGAGCAATACGGCGCTCTTTTCGGCCGCGCTCGCCGACATCATGGAATCTCCGCGGCTCGCGGCCTTCTTCGCCCACGCCCGCTCGGTCAAATCCGCGCGGAAATCGGCCGAACGATGGTTCTCGAAGTTCCCGAAGGCCGCGGCCGTCGGCCTCGTCCCCGTGGCCGTCGGCGCACATACCCAGGCGCGGGAACGCGCGGAGGAAGCGCTGCGCTTTCTGGTCGCGAAGGGCCACGGTGAAATCGTCCGCGAGGTCGCCGAATCGTACGGCCCCGAGGTCGAGGCCGCCGTGAAGGCCGTCCTCTCCGCGGATCCGCGGGACCGGATCCCCGCGAAATTGCCGAAGATCGGCGATTGGGCCCGAAGCGAGGCCCTGCCGACGTTGCTGCTCGCGGGCCGCGAAAAGGCCCTGCCGAAATCGGCCGTCGAGGCCCTCTTCGTCATGCTGGCGATCTGCACGCCGGAGAACGTGTACGCCGGCGTGGAGGACGTGATCGCCGCCTGCGATCGGGCCTCACTGGAGGATTTCTCCTGGGCGATCTTCAACGAATGGCAGCGCGCCGGCGGCCCCTCCAAGGAGGCGTGGGGGATGCAGCAGCTCGGGCTCCTCGGCGGTGACGACGTCGCGCGCAAGCTCACGCCGCTCATCCGCGCGTGGCCCGGGGAGAACCTCCAGGCCCGCGCCGTCTCGGGCCTCGACATCCTCGCGCGTATCGGCTCCGACCTCGCCTTGATGCACATCCATGGCATCGCGCAGAAGGTGAAGTTCAAAGGCCTGCAGGAGAAGGCCCGCGAGAAGATGGACGAGATCGCGCAGAACCGCGGCCTCTCCGCCGACGAGCTCGCCGACCGGCTCGTGCCCGACCTCGACCTCGACGCGGACGGCTCGCGCACGCTCGATTTCGGCCCCCGGCAGTTCCGCGTCGGTTTCGACGAGGCCCTGAAGCCGTTCGTCGTGGATTCGTCCGGAAAAACGCTCACGGATCTCCCGAAGCCGAACAAATCGGACGACGCCGCGAAGGCCAAGGAGGCCGACGCGACCTGGAAGGCGCTGAAGAAGGACGTCAAGGCGATCGCGCAGAACCAGATCACGCGCCTCGAGCTCGCGATGTGCGCGGAGCGGCGCTGGGAGGTCGGTTCGTTCCGCGCCCTCTTCCTCGAACATCCGCTCCTCGTGCACCTCGTGCGGCGTCTCGTCTGGGGCGTCTATACCGAGGAAGGAAAATATCTCGCGGCCTTCCGCGTCGCCGAGGACAGCTCGCTCGCCGACGCGGACGACGCGGCGTTCAATCTGCCCGACGGCGCATACGTCGGGATCGTCCACCCGCTCGCGCTGCCCGAGGCCACGCGGGCGGCCTTCGGCCAGATCCTCGGCGATTACAGCATCGTCCAGCCCTTCCCCCAGATCGGCCGCGACACCTATGCCCCGACCGACGCCGAGGTGAACGACAGCAACATCAAGCGCCGCGCGGGGCAATTCGTGCCGGTGGGCAAGATCCTCGGCCTCGTCGAGCGCGGCTGGCGCAAGGGGCAACCGCAGGACGCGGGCTGGATCTGGGACATGTACAAGCCTTTGTCGGGCGGATGGACCGCGACGCTCCATCTGCGCACCGGCATCAGCGCCGACATGCAAATGACGGAGCCGAAGCAGGAGATCGGAGAGGTTCACGTCTCGAAGGGCCGGAACCACGACTCCGTCAAGCTCGGCACGCTCGGGCCGGTCGTGTTTTCGGAGCTCGTGCGGGACCTCGTGCAGCTCGGGAGCGCCTCGTGA
- a CDS encoding AAA family ATPase yields the protein MKKKQAALQRAPAELLFKDELARLAAEDTGPRPPGWRLSPRAVRAFVLGEPSRDIKPKFVGHSAVIDRAMVSLATSRGLLLIGEPGTAKSWLSELLAAAICGQSTLTVQGSAATSEDQIKYSWNYALLLAEGPGERALVPGPVLTGMREGKVVRFEEITRCPAEVQDGLLSILSDRVLTVPELGEPGVVFAREGFNVIATANTRDRGVNEMSAALKRRFNFETLFPIGDLSAEIELVRRESTRLLDASGVKMVLPEPVLEVLVTTFRELRTGIAADGQPVERLSTVLSTAEAVSVAHAVGVRAAFLGDGAAHPGDVIDCLAGAAVKDNAEDLEKLRRYLETVVSKRKAPHWAALHAARSRL from the coding sequence GTGAAGAAGAAACAAGCGGCATTGCAGCGCGCGCCGGCGGAGCTCCTGTTCAAGGACGAGCTCGCGCGGCTCGCCGCGGAGGACACGGGCCCTCGCCCGCCCGGCTGGAGGCTCTCGCCGAGAGCCGTGCGGGCCTTCGTGCTCGGCGAGCCGTCGCGCGACATCAAGCCGAAATTCGTGGGCCATTCCGCGGTGATCGATCGGGCCATGGTCTCGCTCGCGACCTCGCGCGGCCTCTTGCTCATCGGCGAGCCCGGCACCGCGAAGAGCTGGCTCTCGGAGCTGCTCGCCGCGGCGATCTGCGGGCAATCGACGCTGACGGTGCAGGGCAGCGCGGCCACGAGCGAGGATCAGATCAAGTATTCGTGGAACTACGCATTGCTCCTCGCCGAGGGCCCGGGTGAACGTGCGCTCGTGCCCGGCCCCGTGCTCACGGGGATGCGCGAGGGCAAGGTCGTGCGATTCGAGGAGATCACGCGTTGCCCGGCCGAGGTGCAGGACGGGCTGCTCTCGATCCTCTCGGACCGCGTCCTCACGGTCCCCGAGCTCGGCGAGCCGGGCGTGGTCTTCGCGCGCGAGGGCTTCAACGTCATCGCCACGGCGAACACCCGCGACCGCGGGGTCAACGAGATGAGCGCGGCCCTCAAGCGCCGCTTCAATTTCGAGACGCTGTTCCCCATCGGCGACCTTTCGGCCGAGATCGAGCTCGTCCGCCGTGAATCCACGCGCCTGCTCGACGCGTCGGGCGTCAAGATGGTTTTACCGGAGCCGGTGCTCGAGGTCCTCGTCACCACGTTCCGCGAGCTCCGCACGGGGATCGCGGCCGACGGCCAGCCCGTCGAGCGGCTCTCGACCGTGCTCTCCACGGCCGAGGCGGTCTCGGTCGCGCACGCCGTCGGGGTCCGGGCGGCGTTCCTCGGCGACGGCGCGGCGCACCCGGGGGACGTGATCGATTGCCTCGCGGGCGCCGCGGTGAAGGACAACGCCGAGGACCTGGAGAAGCTCCGTCGTTATCTCGAGACCGTGGTGAGCAAGCGCAAGGCGCCGCATTGGGCCGCGCTGCACGCGGCGCGGTCGAGGCTCTAG